Part of the Streptomyces sp. NBC_01460 genome, CACCGGTCTCGGCGGCGTGGTCGTGGTAGTTCAGCCCGATGCACACGATCTTGCCGATCCGGCCGAGCGGAGGACCGACCCGCAGGCCGTCCGCCTCGATCGGCGGGAGGACGTCGGGCGTCTGGGCCGCCTCCCGTACGCGTGCGAGTGCCGAGGCGTCGGCGAGGAGCTCGCCGTCGATGTCGGTGACGAGGCCCGAAAGGTCACGCAAGGTCCCGTTACGGTCCAGCAGTGCGGGGCGTTCCGAGCCCGCCGTACCCACTCGAAGAAGCTTCAACGGTCCATCTCCCCTTGGTCGAGATCGAGCCCGTCGGTGGGTTGCGGCCAGCGAAAGGCTTGGCCGATCCTCCAAGACATCGGATCACTCCGCAAGACCCTGTTCACACACTGGACCCGGAGGCCTCAGACGGCGGGCGCGACCGCGGCCTCGGCCGCCGGGGACTCCCGGTAGAGGTAGGCGCGCTCGATGGCCGTCCAGGTGGTGCTGGTGACGATGTAGAGGGCCGCCGCGAGCGGTACGTAGGCGACGGAGACCAGGGTCAGGAAGGACATCAGCGGCATGACCTTCGTCATCGCGCCCATGCCCGGCACGGGCTGTCCGTCCGGGCCGGTGGCCGGCGTCATCGGGTTCGCGGCCATCTGTCGCTTGGTGCGTCCGTAGTTGAAGGTGGCGACGGCGGCGACGATCACGAAGAGCCCGACGTAGACCAGCCCCTGCTGGCCGAAGACCCCGCCCTCGGCGAGCGCGTCGTGCCAGCGCTCGCCGAGCGGTGCGCCGAAGAGCTCGTGGCCGAGCAGCGAGTTCGGGTCGCCGCCGATCCTCTG contains:
- a CDS encoding YidC/Oxa1 family membrane protein insertase, producing the protein MSAFMSAFASLVGAFADLLQPLFQNASTAAAIVLFTALVRLAVHPLSRAAARGQKARTKLQPQIAELRKKHAKNPDRMQKALMELHAKEKVSPLSGCLPSLLQMPAFFLLYHLFSSQRIGGDPNSLLGHELFGAPLGERWHDALAEGGVFGQQGLVYVGLFVIVAAVATFNYGRTKRQMAANPMTPATGPDGQPVPGMGAMTKVMPLMSFLTLVSVAYVPLAAALYIVTSTTWTAIERAYLYRESPAAEAAVAPAV